One region of Corvus moneduloides isolate bCorMon1 chromosome 1, bCorMon1.pri, whole genome shotgun sequence genomic DNA includes:
- the LOC116453162 gene encoding fatty acid-binding protein, adipocyte isoform X1, giving the protein MCDQFVGTWKLLSSENFEDYMKELGVGFATRKMAGVAKPNVTISINGDVITIKTESTFKNTEVSFKLGEEFDETTADDRKTKNVITLDNGVLNQVQKWDGKETIIKRKVVDGNLVVECTMNNVSCKRVYEKA; this is encoded by the exons ATGTGTGACCAGTTTGTGGGCACCTGGAAGCTCCTTTCTAGTGAAAACTTTGAGGACTATATGAAGGAACTGG GTGTGGGGTTTGCTACCAGGAAGATGGCTGGTGTGGCCAAGCCTAACGTAACTATCAGCATCAATGGTGATGTGATAACCATCAAAACAGAAAGTACCTTCAAAAATACAGAGGTCTCTTTCAAGCTGGGTGAAGAGTTTGACGAGACCACAGCAgatgacagaaaaacaaag AATGTCATAACCCTAGACAACGGTGTGCTGAACCAGGTGCAGaagtgggatggaaaagagACTATCATAAAGAGAAAAGTGGTGGATGGGAACCTGGTGGTG gaatGCACCATGAATAATGTTTCCTGCAAAAGAGTTTATGAAAAAGCATGA
- the LOC116453162 gene encoding fatty acid-binding protein, adipocyte isoform X2 — MCDQFVGTWKLLSSENFEDYMKELGVGFATRKMAGVAKPNVTISINGDVITIKTESTFKNTEVSFKLGEEFDETTADDRKTKNVITLDNGVLNQVQKWDGKETIIKRKVVDGNLVVTSVAEALKT; from the exons ATGTGTGACCAGTTTGTGGGCACCTGGAAGCTCCTTTCTAGTGAAAACTTTGAGGACTATATGAAGGAACTGG GTGTGGGGTTTGCTACCAGGAAGATGGCTGGTGTGGCCAAGCCTAACGTAACTATCAGCATCAATGGTGATGTGATAACCATCAAAACAGAAAGTACCTTCAAAAATACAGAGGTCTCTTTCAAGCTGGGTGAAGAGTTTGACGAGACCACAGCAgatgacagaaaaacaaag AATGTCATAACCCTAGACAACGGTGTGCTGAACCAGGTGCAGaagtgggatggaaaagagACTATCATAAAGAGAAAAGTGGTGGATGGGAACCTGGTGGTG ACTTCTGTTGCTGAAGCTCTCAAAACTTGA